One genomic segment of uncultured Desulfobacter sp. includes these proteins:
- the msrA gene encoding peptide-methionine (S)-S-oxide reductase MsrA has protein sequence MTQIATFAGGCFWCIASAFDGTKGVENIVSGYMGGHVDNPSYEDVCTGTTGHAEVVQISYNPDLISYDALLAVFFRQINPTDKGGSFMDRGSQYRSAVFYHTQEQKQQALDMIQKINEAKMFESPVVTEVVEAAQFFPAETYHQDYHKKNPAQYKYYQMGSGRQGFITKVWDAKGKKLFEP, from the coding sequence ATGACACAAATCGCAACCTTTGCCGGTGGATGCTTCTGGTGCATAGCATCGGCATTTGATGGCACAAAAGGCGTTGAAAACATCGTATCCGGCTACATGGGTGGCCATGTGGACAATCCAAGCTACGAGGATGTATGCACGGGCACCACAGGCCATGCCGAAGTGGTCCAGATATCCTATAATCCCGATTTGATATCTTATGATGCGCTTTTAGCTGTTTTTTTCCGGCAGATTAACCCCACAGACAAAGGCGGTTCATTTATGGACCGGGGCAGCCAGTACCGGTCAGCTGTATTTTACCATACCCAGGAACAAAAACAGCAGGCCCTTGATATGATCCAAAAGATCAATGAGGCAAAAATGTTTGAGTCCCCCGTGGTCACGGAAGTGGTAGAAGCAGCTCAATTTTTTCCTGCCGAAACCTACCACCAGGACTACCATAAAAAAAATCCGGCCCAGTATAAATACTACCAGATGGGTTCCGGCCGCCAGGGATTTATTACCAAGGTATGGGATGCAA